The stretch of DNA aGTTTTCAGATTTACGAAAAGtggcaattttttttccttatcacaaaatattgaacccgtatttttttataaatttttttaaggTGCCTATTTGCATTTcaaggtggtccgaaaaatcaattttatacttttttccaaaaatttttttttttcaaatattcataacttttgaactgctggaacgattcagatgatcacaTATCATCTAGAATTAAATATTTTAAAGAATATtacatttgcgaaaaaataaggttttgttttcgtaattattgattatatttgttttaaattgtGTGCATGGATTTGGAATAGAGGGTGctgtattttttctattttttcttgaaagctgaggatttttcataacatattcaaaaaccagAGAATTTGGATATGTTATATGTTAGAGAATTGCTGGTAACCCCAAATTATCTTCAAACATGTAACGTAGAGTTACGGAAGAAAAACGATTGTTTCTAGCCATTATGAAAAGTAACGTTCATTGTTAGATGTTGTTCACTACAGGCCTGTTCACAAAATTATATTGTTAAGAGTTATTTAAACTATTTGTTGAAGGAATTATAATTGAAGGTGGACTTAATGTAAGaatcattatatatatatatatatatatatatatatatatatatatatatatatatatatatatatatatatatatatatatatatatatatatcttttaTCAATctgttattatgttattatgttatttgaatttattttatatatatatatatatgtattttttttgtgaattataattgattcaaataaatttatagCTTCAAGCAAACTTCATCACATTCCACGAGTTTCGCTTTGGGAACCATCCGAAAATTATAAAGTTTCTCCAACAAGAGAggcctttttttcgttttttttttttaatgacgttaaaatttgagtttttttaaaaacgaaaaaaatacacaaGGGGTGATCGGAAATCAGGGTTTCCACGAAAAgaatttatgccaaatgtcttaaaattgcatgaaatgccgagatttactgttatctcagaCCTAGTGCCAAAAATCAATTCTTGCGTAGGGTAGTTTTTCTGAATCAACAATTTTAAGAGAATcaagtttgaaaattttaaggtcactttttcccatacatccattggcactctaatgtatgTATACACACATtttatgtaacatgaagttgtttcatttttgttcatagattattgttggtttctGAAGTCTGTTCTTATTCCATGTTCAAATGTATGTACTtattatgtatgtatttttgacttaaacgaaataaaaatataaaatgcattttgaatgaatcGGATAGGTtacaaatttgttaaatatgtaacatagtttttttaatttgaattaaaaaaagtgattttctatacggcttttcgctttacGGCCAAGTTtcatggaacgtatctaggctgtcaagcgaggtatgggtgtatacaGTGGTTCAGTGGGGTTTGATACAAGAGTAAGAATAATTTGTAAATTTCATAAGCTCAATGGGCTTTTACAGTCTATTCAATTGGCTCTTgcaaagcaatttttaggtgTATGGTAATGCGTTGTAATTTAATGTAATCTTTATTGTAATATAATTTTGTTTGACTACTTCTAACCTATGATATCACATATATGGAAGGTAGTGATAGTATAAGTTCACAAACAGTTATTCACTTCAAAATCTACAAGATCGCTTATCATGAGTTCGGCAACCACGCCAGGTAGCACcaagaacaaggcggcatcgagggcgttcagaaaagatttttttcaagacCCCTGGTTTTcttaattggaaccattccataaaactaaattggaaccattccataaaacacggcgtttTCGAAAAAGAGTTATTCCAATACAGACTAAGTTAGCCACTTATATAGCCAATTAGTCTAAAGTTCTGGTCTAGCTTAGACTAACTTGGGACTaggtgatttgaaaaaaaatattcgaaagaatcaaaatttgaaattatttttataatttttgctgGAACAGTAATGGTAATTATTGGTAATTATTCCGATGACTTCAAAATATATTGGCACGTGAAGTCTGCCGATGACTGCAGAATGTTGCAAACGATCATTGATATTTTTGCGAGTTGGTGCAGGCGAAATTATCTGATCATAAGCGTGAAGAAGTGCACAGTCATCTCATTCACTAGGAAGAAAACCCCTATTATCTGGACCTACCGCATAGGGAATGAACCATTGGAAAGGACACGCGTTGTGAAGGACCTCGGTGTAACGCTGGACTCAGAGCTGAACTTCCGTGAACATTATGGCTATGTCATCAACAAAGCCAACCGAAACTTAGGGTTCATCTTCCGGATATCCGCCGAATTCCGTGACCCATACTACTTAAGATTTCTGTATTTTAGTTTGGTTCGGTCCACATTGGAAACAGCGGTTGTGGTATGGAGCCCCTTTCGTAGGATATGGATCGTAAGGATTGGGAGAATAGAATCGAAGTTTCTGAGGTACGCATTGAGATTTCTGCCTTGGCAAAACTCAAATGAGCTCCCATCGTATGAAGGCCGATGCCGTCTGCTGGGGATGGATACACTGGAGAAGAGACGGAACATAATTAAAGCCACATTCGTCGGAAAAACTTCTTCTTGGCAAGATCGATGCCCCATGTGGAGTAAGTTAAATTAACCCTGTTCCAAAGCAACGCACCATCATACCATCGAGCAAGCGAACGCATCAACAACAGTACACTCACATCTATCAACGAGGGTTAGGGGCCAGAGGTACGGCCAGCAACAACGGGCGGAGCAGTTTCAAAAGCATATAAATACTTGTAAAATTCCTGaaatatattattattcatcaagcATTCCTAGAGTAAACTTCTTTCGAAAACAAGCCTTGTCCAGAGCACGCCGTCTTCGGAGTGACCGGTTAGATGAAATCAAAAGATTTCATCCAACTCCGGAACACTCATCTCATCGAGAGTTAACAATTTCCACTGGTGACCCCGACGTGATTGCTCGTCCCGCGTGCGATGCGAGCAATCGGAAAACAAGGCTTTGTTTCGTACACAATAGAGGAGATGATAGCATCAACGATTGCTATAAAAGCACTGCGCATCTCGCAATCAGCCTCTTTCTTCAACCGACCATCGAGTGGAACACAAGCTTCCGAGTAGCCTATGCAGAGCAGCAGTGTTGGACCATCGATAATCGATCAGCAGCAGTAGATAACAAAGGAATAATAAATCCTTTGTTGTATCGAAAGAGTAAAATAGTCTTTCTCAAGACTTTCAaaagagttttcaaaaaattaaaaaaaaaaaaaaatccacagcGGGACAGGGTAAGGAGATTCTAAAACCTAATCATCGCTTCCGAGCTGAAGCAGAATCGCCGAATTGCACTATCGCTTCCGAGCTGAAGCAGATTTTAGATTTGTGGTGAAACCGAACAtgaaaaaacaacacagtgTGTCTTCCGAGCTGAAGAAACTTTAAAATAATAGTGTGAACCCCGAACCAAAACAGAATTGAAGAAGTGTGGCTTCCGAGCAGAAGCAGAAgagtttttcaaaataaattgtaGTTTCCAAACAGAAATAGAAGTGACAAACTATCGTGAGATTTCGGAACTATCGTTGTTATTTCCAAGCTGAAGTAATTGTAGTGTGGTGGCCACACGAAGCTtagaaagcaaaaattatagaaaagaTCCCAAGAAGTGTGAATAAAAATTATACAGTGTTATAAAAAAGACGAGAGTAAGTAAACCCCAGGGTGATTTTGTGCAATTTAGAGCTTTGATTTAGTGTTCGGTCCATAACGCATTATCGTTTACCTCATACTACAGTGATTTCATAGTGCGAATAGATTACGAAATAATTCAATATGGCAAGAAGTGAAACAGATAGCGAATCAGTACAGCGCTGGAGACGTCAGCTCACGGCTCTAGAAGGTTCCATCCATGAGATAGCCATATCTGTGGATGGCATTCATGAGGAGACCCCTCCTACACTGGAGGAAATCATTATCCAGAGAGAAACAATTAAAGTCCTTTTCGATCAAGCCACGGCGGTGCTGTTGAAAATAGAGGGAGAAGTTGGTCCGTCCGATCGACGGCGGCCGCTGATAAACAAAATAGTAGAATCACAAACAAAACTTCTCAGATTGGAACACCTACTGAACAATGCTAATGGAAAACCCACTCCAATGCCTAGTATTGGAGGCAACTTCGACCAAACGATGAATCAAGTAGCAAGAGCAGACCACTTGCCCCGTCTCGAGCTGCCCCGCTTCAATGGTGCAGTCACAGAATGGATCTCCTTTAAGACAAGATTCGAGCGCAGGATTGCATTTCTCACAGAGGACGCTGAAAAGTACGCATTCTTGATAAAATGTATGGATAAATTTGAGCCAGCACATAATATGTGCGACGCGCTAGAGAATTCCGGTGTATCCTTCGATGAAGCAtgggaaaaattggaagaacgtTTCTACAAAAAGCGACTTGCATTCGAGGGACACTTCTTCAAAACGTTGAAGATGAAGAAAGGTGTCAGACCATCAGGCAAAAATCTACTAGCCTTGATCGATTCTATAGATACGATGATCACCACCACCAGACAAATTGCGGGCGAAAATAATAATTCGCTCTCTTGCATTGCCAACGGTCTCTTGATATGTATCGCTAAAGAAAGACTTGATGACGTAACTCTTGCAAAAATGGAGGAGAAACAGGACTTGAGTACCATTTACAGTTGGGATCAGTTTAAGGCCCAATTGGAGAAATACGCCAACCAACTGACGTGCAGTTACAAGACTGAATTCAACAAGGCCATGTTACCGCAGAGAACCCTAGCAGCAATTACTGACGTTAACACATGGCAAAATACAAAGTCCCAATCAGAATCGAAGTGTACTGCATGTGATAAATCAGGACACAATATATACTATTGTCTCGAATTCAAGGAACTTAATCAAAAACAAAGACGTGAGTCCGCCCGGAAGAACGGCATGTGCTACAATTGTCTAAAAAAAGGACACTCGGTGACCATATGCTCATCACTAAACAGATGCTACAAATGTAATGGTAAACATCACACGATGCTGCACGAGGACAGCGAAGAGGCCGATCCAGTTCCATCCACTAGCTTCGCTAAATGACTGGATGATAAATACATATTTCTAGCCACCGCTGTTGTTCAAATTCGTGCGACAAATGGACTTTCTCACCAATTCAGATGCCTGCTTGACTCGGGCAGTCAACTAGAAGTAATCACAGAAAAAGCattcgcaaaattgaaattatcCTATATACATGAACCGACATTGATATTAGGAATTGGAGCGGTAATAAGATCCGATAAAAAGGCCACGGTGGAGCTCACCTCAAATAATAGTAACTTCAAAGTGAAGATGGAATTGACCATTATACCAGAAATACTAAATGATCAACCAATTCAAAACTTTGGAAACGATGAAGTGGATATTCCAAATGGTATAAAATTAGCAGACCCACATTTCTACACTAAAAGACCTATTGAGTTACTCCTGGGAGCACGAATATTTTACGAAGTAATAAAATCCGAACGCAAAAGAGTTGGGAGAGGGCCAacctttcaaaattcaaaattaggCTGGGATTATTAGAAGAAACAAGCATCACATCCAATTCGTGGATGCAGACAGTGACAGTACCAGCTATCGGCAAACATGTGACGAATGAAGAGTTAGTAAATCTGTTCGAAAGGTTTTGGCAAATCGAAGACACGAATAAAAATGATGTGGAGATTACCGAGCCACTTTTAGATGACCTGGAAATGGAATTTCAAGTGAACACAACGATAAACTCAAACGGAAAATATGTTGTCAAGATTCCTTTTACTAAGGAATTCAGCATGCTTGGTAATTCTTATGAACAAGCATATAGAAGACTAATTACACTAGAGAAACGATTACATTTCAATAAGAGCCTGCGAGTCGAATACAATAAATTCATGCAAGAATACATTGATTTGGAACACATGGTTTTGGTGAGCAAACATGAAGAAAAGAACGTAGTTTATTACATACCACACTCGTGCGTAATTAAACCAGACTCAAGTACAACCAAACTCAGGGTTGTTTTTGACGCCAGTGCTAAAACCTCAACGGGAAAATCGCTCAACGATCTTCAAGCGGTTGGTCCTGTAATCCAGAGGGATCAATTTGACCTAGCCATCGAGTTTCGCGGAGCCGATGTAGTTCTGAGCGCGGATGTAACGAAGATGTATCGACAGGTAATGATTGAAGAGACCCAAACTTGGGCACAATGTATATTGTACCGATTCAGCGAGAATGATGAAATTCGCACATATAGACTGCTCACCGTGACTTACGGTGAAGCATCCTCTTCTTATCTGGCCTGTAGGGCTCTACATGAAGTCGGTGAAGAAATCAAGGATAAGCACCCGAAAATTGCAGAAGTAATAAGGAAATGTTTCTACGTAGACAACTTGATGGTTGGGGCTGCAACCGTAGAAGAGCTGAAGGAAATCAAAGAAGGTGTTACAAACGCTCTTGCGAAACGTGGCTTCCCACTTCGAAAATGGGCATCGAACAAAGAGGAGCTTCTAGAAGGTATACCATCTGATGATCTGGAGCAAACCGTTCAAATAGGCGACAGAGAAACGATAAAAACGCTAGGTATCAACTGGGCACCTAGAAACGATACATTTTCGTTCAAACCCGAGGAAAATCAAACGTTTTCGACTGTTTCTCTTACTAAAAGGCAATTGGCTTCTGAGATACTAAGGCTCTATGATCCATTGGGTCTCATCCAACCGATTATAATAACAGCAAAAATTCTGTTTCAACAGTTGTGGAGATACAAACTGAATTGGGACGACCTCATTCCCGAAGAAATGGCATCAACATGGTTCAAACTGAAAGCCGACTTGCCAGCACTAACTACAGTCGAATTTCCCAGACAAGTACTTCCAAGCAAGCCTCACCAGTTAGAACTGCATGGGTTTTGTGACGCGTCAACTAAAGCGTTCGGAGCGTGCATATACTTATCACATGTTGACAAGGAAGGCAATATAAGCACAAATCTTTTGTGCTCTAAATCTAGAGTTACGCCCATAAAAGAAACTTCACTACCACGACTCGAACTTAAAGCCGCAGTGCTTCTCTCAGAACTAGCTCACAGAATCATAAACGTGTTTGAAAGCAGGATCCATTCAGAGTACTATTGGAGTGATTCTACAGTAACATTAGCTTGGATTAAAGGTCCAACAGATCGTTGGAAACAATATGTGAGAAACCGAGTGAACAAAATCCACGAACATTCTAAGCCTGAACAATGGCAACATGTTTCTTCGGAAAATAATCCGGCAGACATAATATCACGAGGTATAtctgtgaaaacatttattacctcaaagcaaaagttttggatgtACGGTCCAAAATACCTAAAAGATAGATATGCATGGCCCAACGAGGAGCACAATTTCCAGACTGACGAAGAAGTCAACAGAGAAAGAATCATAAATATCGTACAGGTGATAGCAACCGAGGATTACTTGTTTCAGTACAAGCATCATAATTCATTCATGAAGACGCAACGACACTTCGCATGGTTAGGCCGAGCTGCTCTCAACTTCACAAGCAGATCTAGAACTCTCAAAGAAAGAGGGATAATAAGGCAAGCACACACGGGTCCTCTCACATCCGATAATCTTGAACGAGGCACACAATTAATTGTAACGACCATGCAACGATCGATATACCCTGACGAATGGAATACACTAGAAAAGGGTGGATCACTGGATCAAAGGGGACATTTTCAACACGTTATATTGACAATGAAAGAAGGAGTTATTCACGTATCGGGACGTTTGAGTCAGGCAAATGTACTTCCCACATGTAAAGAACCAATGCTTTTACCAAGTAGACATCCGTTCACTAGAACATTGATCCAGCACATACACGAGAGGAGATTTCATACTGGGATTGAAACTGTTGTAGCGGAGTTCAAACAAAGTTTTTGGATGCGGAACCTACGGAGAATCACACAAGGAGTTCTAAGTAGATGCGTAATCTGTGCCAAAAACAGACCTAAGCAACTGACCCAAAGAATGGGCCAACTACCATCAGCCAGAGTGAATCCCTCACCCGCTTTCACACACACAGGAGTGGACCTCTGTGGTCCATTCGAAGTTTTATTGAACAGCAAATCTCGTATCAAAACTTTAGCCTACGTTTGCATCTTTGTGTGCTTCTCAACAAAGGCGGTGCACTTGGAAGTGGTAGAAAACCAATCCACAAGCGCGTTCATTGCTGCTCTATTGCGGTTCGTGTCGATGAGAGGCACACCAGACGTTATATATTCAGATAACGGAAGAAACTTTATAGGAGCCAGCAAAGAGCTTACGCAACTCAGAAGAAAGTACAACAAGAAAATAGAGCAGGATAAAATTACAACTATGGCTGGAGAAAAAGGAATCAACTTCTCCTTTATACCTCCCAGGAGTCCGAATTTTGGTGGACTGTGGGAGTCAAATATAAAAATTGCTAAGCGTCTTTTTAAGGGCGCAGCTAGAGGCGCTCAATTCAACATACTAGAATTACAAACCGTATTCTACCAGATAGCAGCGATCATGAATTCGCGCCCACTAACAGCAGTTGTGACAGAACCAGGAACGCCCGAGGCGTTAACACCCGGGCACTTCCTCATAGGAAGACCAATGACAGCAATTCCCATTTCAATACAAGAAGAGGCTGACCCAAACTTTCAAGTCAGATGGAAGAGGATACAAAATCAAACGGAGCAATTCTGGACCCGATGGAGGACCGAGTACCTTCACACTCTCCGCAATTATGCCAAGTGGATCAAGGCCAATCCGAGCATCCAGGTGGGACAAATAGTTCTAATCGGCGATGACAATATTCCGGTGTCAAAGTGGCCCATCGGAATTGTAAGAGAAGTTTTCGCGGGTCCCGATAACATCATCAGGGTAGCCACAGTTAAGACCAGCTCTGGTACATACAAGAGAAATGTTCGGCTGCTGGCCCCATTACCAATAGACTACGATAATGAATCAAATCCCCAAGCCGGCAGTATCAGCGAGAATAACTCATCACAGCCAATATCTGAAGTATCATTGCAGTCTAAAGATTCCTTGCGAGAAGAAGTCGAAGAAGATCCGCCCCCTAGAGCTGCAGATACAATTTGGGGCGACAGACTGCGCCCCAAGGGGGGGAGAAAATGGAGTAAGTTAAATTAACCCTGTTCCAAAGCAACGCACCATCATATCATCGAGCAAGCGAACGCATCAACAACAGTACACTCACATCTATCAACGAGGGTTAGGGGCCAGAGGTACGGCCAGCAACAACGGGCGGAGCAGTTTCAAAAGCATATAAATACTTGTAAAATTCCTGaaatatattattattcatcaagcATTCCTAGAGTAAACTTCTTTCGAAAGCAAGCCTTGTCCAGAGCACGCCGTCTTCGGAGTGACCGGTTAGATGAAATCAAAAGATTTCATCCAACTCCGGAACACTCATCTCATCGAGAGTTAACAATTTCCACCATGGATTCTCGCTCGAATTAATATTAACGTCGTACCACGACCACTCAGACAGCGGAGTTTCCTTCGACTTCCACCACACCGAACAGATTATGCTCAGCACGAAACAGTTTCATCTATGTGTGTtctttttaattctttttactATTTGTTTGACTTCAATGTGAGCTGTAAAGTTTTCCGTGATCGAATTTTAAATGTAGTTTAAGTGTAGTATTCATGTAGACCTTGAAGTCCGATGGATAAATTGTAAAACAATgaacaaacaaacaatattaacaactaaacaattgaaaaaaatcggaaaatactgaagaaaaaaaggaaaatttggaaaattgaattcccaaatgttctacaattacttcGTGATAAGCGtgtttagtccatttgatgtttgcgctaacgaaattgatctttggttgaaacgaagaaacatgttattcgtaagttattgaagaatcttgagcgaaaattgtgtctgaaaataaatttattttataatggcGAATTTCGGTAGAAGAACTAGGAAATTTAGAGTGAATTATAAAAGATCTATTAGAAAATCAaacaatgaatagttctgctaTTGaatccacgaacgttcgctAAGTAaggaaacatgaatgtttgaatgaaTTCATATCAATTTTTGGAGGGACGAAATTTACCGGGACAGCTAGTAACTTATATTTTAAGATGAAATTTGACTCTGCAAACGATGTATAATAAGTTCTTGAGTCtgattaataaacgtttttgaaaaaaaaaatactacactgaTATGTAGCGTGATgtcctgctttctcatgttcaatctaaggtaAAATAGACAAAGATCGGTGGAACACAGCATCCCATTCGTGGCTGTCGATAAGCTGGATGAGCTGTTCCATCGAAAATGgcgatttttcattaattttattgttgtatttttgttatttggcCCGAATTTTGCAGACGCTATTTTTAATGACAAACATCAGTTTACTTTTTTGACTGTAGCCTTCCTTTTGAGAAGGGCCTTAACAAAAATTgctggaaaattaaaaaaatatatatatatattggtcCAATTGACTTGGTATCTTCTGAAATGTTTTAGGTTAATATTGCACTGTATGCGCTGTTAAAAAAATGCtttacttttattttatttcgaaaataacacCTAAAACTCCACTTTcttaaaaaaagtgtttttgatttttttcatatatatcTAATAATTCAGCGGACAATTAAGAAAGTTTATTGCACAGCGCGCCAAAATGGAGAAATGATGGAGAAAAGGTTacaactttttaaaaaaaattatttctcaaCCATAACCATTTTTATTACCTTTAGCTGCAATTTTTTGTCGAATGCGGAACACCGCAACAACAATTTGCGTACGCACGAATGGCCGCCCCAAATGATGACATTGACAATGCTGTTCGGCTCGGCTGTAGGGGCGGCAGCAACCGACTTGCTGCAATTATTGTGTTCTATAATTAGACGGAAGGCAAGGCGCAGCCGGCGAAGCGAACGGAACAAggaggaaaaaaggaaattagATGCGACATTATTACGATGTTTATGGCAGTCGAACAACGCGTAGCCTGTATGTAATAAACCATGGTGCGTTGGTCGGAGAGATTTCACGAAACCATATCCAAACGTATGGCTCATCCAACTTCCTACAACATCTTTCGTGTGCTCGTGTCGGCTCCGGAGGTGCCACCAAGAAGCGCCCCCGAACGCATCCCATCGATCAAAGTTATGTGCTGCGCGGGATAAGCAATGTCGGAATCATCATTCCCGCGTTACGATCCCTCCGGAATTGGATGGAAGGAGGCAACAGCGCGCACGCTTCGGCCCGGAATGAGTTGTAGTACTTGTGAATGTCCCATTAGATACAATTTATGTAGTGATTACTTTCGTTCACTCTTTCCACCTTAGTCGTCAGCGAAAATGTAAATGTCTCCATGACGTGTTCTTCGAACTGCTTTTTATTGTTTAGTGAGGTACCCAGAGTTTGCGCGTTTTAATGTTTTTCTGCTAATAAGTAGAGGGTCATTCCTTCGTTCGATTTTAATGAGAAGTTTAGCGAACCGTGTTCGCTTCAAATGTATGTACATTAGCAGATAAATATTACCATCCATTTTTCAAGTGTTATGTGTAAAATAACAAATCAAAATTTGAAGTTCTCATTGGATCGTTAATTTGAGTTACAGGTTTTAATCGTTTATTCAATATCTTCGAAATCTGATTTGTGTGAATGGACACATCGAAAG from Toxorhynchites rutilus septentrionalis strain SRP chromosome 3, ASM2978413v1, whole genome shotgun sequence encodes:
- the LOC129773325 gene encoding uncharacterized protein LOC129773325; amino-acid sequence: MQTVTVPAIGKHVTNEELVNLFERFWQIEDTNKNDVEITEPLLDDLEMEFQVNTTINSNGKYVVKIPFTKEFSMLGNSYEQAYRRLITLEKRLHFNKSLRVEYNKFMQEYIDLEHMVLVSKHEEKNVVYYIPHSCVIKPDSSTTKLRVVFDASAKTSTGKSLNDLQAVGPVIQRDQFDLAIEFRGADVVLSADVTKMYRQVMIEETQTWAQCILYRFSENDEIRTYRLLTVTYGEASSSYLACRALHEVGEEIKDKHPKIAEVIRKCFYVDNLMVGAATVEELKEIKEGVTNALAKRGFPLRKWASNKEELLEGIPSDDLEQTVQIGDRETIKTLGINWAPRNDTFSFKPEENQTFSTVSLTKRQLASEILRLYDPLGLIQPIIITAKILFQQLWRYKLNWDDLIPEEMASTWFKLKADLPALTTVEFPRQVLPSKPHQLELHGFCDASTKAFGACIYLSHVDKEGNISTNLLCSKSRVTPIKETSLPRLELKAAVLLSELAHRIINVFESRIHSEYYWSDSTVTLAWIKGPTDRWKQYVRNRVNKIHEHSKPEQWQHVSSENNPADIISRGISVKTFITSKQKFWMYGPKYLKDRYAWPNEEHNFQTDEEVNRERIINIVQVIATEDYLFQYKHHNSFMKTQRHFAWLGRAALNFTSRSRTLKERGIIRQAHTGPLTSDNLERGTQLIVTTMQRSIYPDEWNTLEKGGSLDQRGHFQHVILTMKEGVIHVSGRLSQANVLPTCKEPMLLPSRHPFTRTLIQHIHERRFHTGIETVVAEFKQSFWMRNLRRITQGVLSRCVICAKNRPKQLTQRMGQLPSARVNPSPAFTHTGVDLCGPFEVLLNSKSRIKTLAYVCIFVCFSTKAVHLEVVENQSTSAFIAALLRFVSMRGTPDVIYSDNGRNFIGASKELTQLRRKYNKKIEQDKITTMAGEKGINFSFIPPRSPNFGGLWESNIKIAKRLFKGAARGAQFNILELQTVFYQIAAIMNSRPLTAVVTEPGTPEALTPGHFLIGRPMTAIPISIQEEADPNFQVRWKRIQNQTEQFWTRWRTEYLHTLRNYAKWIKANPSIQVGQIVLIGDDNIPVSKWPIGIVREVFAGPDNIIRVATVKTSSGTYKRNVRLLAPLPIDYDNESNPQAGSISENNSSQPISEVSLQSKDSLREEVEEDPPPRAADTIWGDRLRPKGGRKWSKLN